A region from the Lolium perenne isolate Kyuss_39 chromosome 4, Kyuss_2.0, whole genome shotgun sequence genome encodes:
- the LOC127332135 gene encoding protein EARLY RESPONSIVE TO DEHYDRATION 15-like: protein MSAMVASSLKLNPDAPLFVPAAIQQVEDFSPQWWDLVKSTAWFRDHWYHEHQQLDDMADSLNAFETADHDDDDFNALLPDAIDDDNQDDLFYGNTTSTTLPAARPTVTLTTDAVLKALVSPKGGDAPKGFPEKPRYTEKATKYAGSPSPRGGAAPRFIHQPRG, encoded by the exons ATGAGCGCCATGGTCGCGTCGTCGCTGAAGCTGAACCCGGACGCCCCGCTCTTCGTGCCGGCCGCGATCCAGCAGGTCGAGGACTTCTCCCCGCAGTGGTGGGACCTCGTCAAGTCCACCGCCTGGTTCCGCGACCACTGGTACCACGAGCACCAGCAGCTCGACGACATGGCCGACTCCCTCAACGCCTTCGAGACCGccgaccacgacgacgacgacttcaaCGCCCTCCTCCCCGACGCCATCGACGACGACAACCAAGACGACCTCTTCTACGGcaacaccacctccaccaccctcCCCGCCGCGCGCCCAACCGTGACACTCACCACTG ATGCCGTGCTCAAGGCGCTGGTGTCTCCCAAGGGCGGCGACGCTCCCAAGGGGTTCCCGGAGAAGCCGAGGTACACCGAGAAGGCCACCAAGTACGCCGGCAGCCCGAGCCCGAGGGGCGGCGCCGCACCCCGCTTCATCCACCAGCCTCGCGGCTAG